GTTCTTCCACCCGCCATCGGCATCGTACACCGGCAGCCCGCTGCGCAGCGATTCGGCGGCCGAAACGCTGAAATAGGCGTCGCCATAGCCGTTTTCGACGCGCTCGGCCGAGAGGAACAGCCCGACCAGCGCCTTGGTGCTGAGCGGGGTGGTGTAGGCGACCGTCGGCGTCAGGATGCCGCTGTCGTGCGCGCCGGCGACGTCGTAGCGATAGCTGATCGTCGCCGACAGCCGGTCATAGTCGCTGGTGAGCACCCCGGTCTTGCCGATGCCGACATAGCCGCCGAGTTCGATCGCGGTGTTGCGCTCGTCGAGCAGCGCCACCTGCGGATCGTCGATCGCGTCGGCGCTGGTGCGGTTGAAGCCGATGACGCCGATCGGGCCGGCCTGGAGGTCGACCGTCGGGCCATAGCCGTCGCGGATCAGGTCGACGCTGAGGCGGTTGCCGAGGAAACTGTAGCGGAAGCCCTCGATCTGGCCGATCGCCGCGGGGACCGGCGAGAAGCCGTAATCGTCCGAGCCTTCGTAATTGGGCAGGATTCCCGCGCCGACGCCGACGATCGTGAAGTCGCCGCGCGGATCGGCGGTCTCGGGGTCGGGGATCGCCGAAGGCGGGGGGACGGCGTCCTGCGCCAGCGCGGGGACCGACAGCAACGACAGGCCGGCACCGGCCAGCAACAAAAGCTTGGTTTTCAAGGAAGACACACTCCGAGGATTTCCAGCCGAACGCCAGCGTTCAGTTATTGGTTCCGCCGCAGCGCGTCATAGCATGTAACGAAGCTTCACCTGTTGTATTTGGGCATCGTTGCCGAAGGCGAAGCGCGCCGCCGAAAAG
The genomic region above belongs to Sphingomonas qomolangmaensis and contains:
- a CDS encoding MipA/OmpV family protein, which encodes MKTKLLLLAGAGLSLLSVPALAQDAVPPPSAIPDPETADPRGDFTIVGVGAGILPNYEGSDDYGFSPVPAAIGQIEGFRYSFLGNRLSVDLIRDGYGPTVDLQAGPIGVIGFNRTSADAIDDPQVALLDERNTAIELGGYVGIGKTGVLTSDYDRLSATISYRYDVAGAHDSGILTPTVAYTTPLSTKALVGLFLSAERVENGYGDAYFSVSAAESLRSGLPVYDADGGWKNYTIGFAGAHSLTGDLTGGLQMVVGGTYRRLLGDFSASPVTAIAGSPHQWLGTVGLAYSF